A part of Leishmania braziliensis MHOM/BR/75/M2904 complete genome, chromosome 30 genomic DNA contains:
- a CDS encoding putative phospholipid-translocating P-type ATPase (flippase), whose amino-acid sequence MRHIRPLDEAVANQYCTNLVVNSRYTIQNFLFKNLYEQFRRPLNFYFLLVAMLQFIAVIAPVNPLSTLLPLLFAFTLTAVKEGYDDVKRHRQDHTYNHTHRMVLDAKNSAWVSHINAEIRVGDVLLLRENEEVPCDVIVLGATSAVYIRTDNLDGEIDLKSKEMVQWSTIDPDSHSRRTYAVCEVPSQTEPPPALSIVAAVSDLCLVCPPPSSIIDFFEGRADLPSKPQGTVSDAGTAAVQVPLTHHHLLPQSCVLKNVAQAVCVAVYTGDDTKCGMNKGEAPVKWAQIDKDVSRYSVYIFVCQILNAVIFGFIGFQANRSAHETAWYLPLPANEASASALIYPLRFFLLTTVMIPVSFKFVVDVCKYYMACAVEWDVAMMHATATTAARQLPESSACIGCKAQNSNILEDLGQIDYVLSDKTGTLTQNMMELDSVTICPGHHLSVSNISGTWSTLPEELKKHNPTTLAAVQQFAQMVALCNTVEVVHPHASAGESASVAEIAYHAASPDEVALCLGMRKLGVSLVYRDEYRVVLRMHRGLDGSHYDYGVQVAAKDGEEEDERTWAVHHIFHFSSEKKTMGIVVEEPDSGRIWFVVKGADDRVMAMASPAPSSSIDSVHSTSSPLHPECAEKLSLYAHRGLRTLLVACRELTRGELTVFLRNVAEAGCLVEGRQAHLDSLRAQMESGVTIIGITAIEDKLQENVQETIGDMLVAGIKVWMLTGDKMETAEQIGLSCGLYRASDMVIRIGERASEVANTSNWRQNLLAFPIEQLPQSSAAAALVSEPTAQMCGNALEARVLSFNASDLSQLSNEPLRLMAQTAGGIADGTAGSTGGGIFVSGAAERSAVLVMEGGTVLDTILRDPRLRARFRELSSRCRSVICARTTPSQKAALTKLVREDGYLTLSVGDGGNDVAMLQEAHVGVGISGKEGQQAARAADFSITQFSDLRTLLFVHGQQAYIRTAYVIKYSFYKSMLISFIQLAYNAIGTHMSGGTFWDSFCLTMWNGFYTLPQTILYCLDRCAPRVVLERNPYLYKMTRHAVDICPRNFFGSFVFRGVLQSIGLLWLSTRLYGPDFAYADCGGTASNDVTYSVAYTALMLSQLYTMWWESHAVTPLNLLVLVGMPLFYVYSTMMYSDNPTLQYFGVFRKLLDTTGVLSALGISIALVVPSIIYFTVLAFLQPNPRDVLRRAEDRRQRLLLKRRDYKRMQPFWVRWFGATPEESSILCRRGDTELQMYSDGDLMA is encoded by the coding sequence ATGCGTCACATTCGCCCACTAGACGAAGCCGTGGCGAATCAGTACTGCACGAACCTTGTAGTCAACAGTCGCTACACGATACAGAACTTCCTCTTCAAGAACCTCTACGAGCAGTTTCGCCGTCCTCTCAACTTTTACTTCCTACTCGTAGCTATGCTGCAGTTTATCGCGGTTATTGCACCGGTCAATCCGCTCtccacgctgctgccactccTTTTCGCCTTCACGCTGACCGCTGTAAAGGAAGGCTACGATGACGTAAAGCGGCACAGGCAGGACCACACGTACAACCATACGCACCGCATGGTGCTGGACGCCAAGAATTCTGCCTGGGTTTCACACATCAACGCAGAAATTCGCGTCGGGGATGTACTGTTGCTGCGCGAGAATGAGGAAGTTCCGTGCGACGTTATTGTCCTCGGAGCTACCTCGGCAGTGTACATCCGCACTGACAACTTGGATGGCGAGATCGACCTGAAGTCAAAGGAGATGGTTCAGTGGTCTACGATAGACCCAGACAGCCACTCGCGACGCACGTACGCGGTTTGCGAGGTCCCTTCGCAGACAGAGCCGCCGCCCGCCTTGAGTATCGTTGCTGCCGTCTCAGACCTTTGCCTAGTGTGTCCTCCGCCGTCATCGATCATTGACTTTTTCGAGGGCCGCGCGGACCTTCCATCTAAGCCACAAGGGACTGTCTCTGACGCAGGCACTGCAGCGGTGCAAGTCCCCCTCACCCACCATCATCTCCTCCCGCAGTCGTGCGTCCTGAAGAACGTCGCGCAGGCGGTCTGCGTCGCGGTGTACACGGGCGATGACACGAAGTGTGGCATGAACAAAGGCGAGGCGCCGGTGAAGTGGGCACAAATTGACAAGGACGTCAGCCGCTACTCCGTTTATATTTTCGTGTGCCAAATACTGAACGCCGTCATCTTTGGCTTTATTGGGTTTCAGGCGAACCGCAGCGCGCATGAAACGGCCTGGtacctgccgctgccagcgaaCGAAGCCAGCGCGTCGGCTCTTATTTACCCGCTGCGCTTCTTCCTGCTAACGACGGTAATGATCCCCGTCTCATTCAAGTTTGTTGTGGACGTGTGCAAATACTACATGGCGTGCGCGGTTGAGTGGGACGTCGCAATGATGCACGCGACagcaacgacggcggcgcggcagctgccggAGTCGTCGGCGTGCATTGGATGCAAGGCACAGAACTCGAATATCCTCGAGGACCTGGGTCAGATCGACTACGTCCTGTCTGACAAGACTGGGACTCTCACACAGAACATGATGGAGCTGGACTCCGTGACCATCTGTCCTGGCCACCACCTCTCGGTGTCCAACATCTCGGGCACATGGTCGACTCTGCCGGAGGAGCTTAAGAAGCACAACCCCACGACGCttgcggcagtgcagcaaTTTGCGCAGATGGTTGCCCTGTGCAACACTGTGGAGGTTGTGCATCCCCATGCATCTGCAGGCGAGAGCGCAAGTGTTGCGGAGATTGCCTACCACGCTGCGTCTCCAGACGAGGTTGCTCTCTGTCTGGGGATGCGCAAATTGGGGGTATCACTCGTGTACCGCGACGAATATCGCGTCGTGCTTCGCATGCACCGTGGTCTAGACGGCAGCCACTATGACTACGGGGTGCAAGTCGCAGCGAaagacggcgaggaggaggacgagcgGACTTGGGCGGTACACCACATCTTTCACTTCTCCTCTGAGAAGAAGACGATGGGGATCGTTGTGGAGGAGCCCGACTCTGGTCGTATTTGGTTCGTTGTGAAAGGCGCTGACGATCGGGTGATGGCAATGGCCTCACCGGCGCCGTCATCCTCGATCGATTCAGTGCACTCCACCAGCTCCCCGCTCCATCCGGAATGCGCGGAGAAGCTGTCCCTCTACGCTCACCGTGGCCTCCGCACCCTTCTGGTGGCGTGCAGGGAACTCACACGGGGTGAGCTCACCGTTTTTCTACGCAACGTCGCGGAGGCGGGCTGCTTAGTCGAGGGCCGGCAGGCCCATCTCGACTCGCTACGTGCGCAGATGGAGTCAGGGGTCACCATTATCGGCATCACAGCCATTGAGGATAAACTGCAGGAAAATGTGCAAGAAACGATTGGTGACATGCTCGTCGCCGGCATCAAGGTTTGGATGCTGACAGGAGACAAGATGGAAACTGCCGAACAGATCGGATTGTCGTGCGGCCTTTACCGTGCAAGTGATATGGTCATTCGCATTGGGGAGCGTGCCAGTGAGGTGGCTAATACAAGCAACTGGCGCCAGAATCTCTTGGCCTTCCCGATCGAGCAGTTGCCTcaaagcagcgccgcagcagctcttgtGTCCGAGCCGACGGCGCAGATGTGCGGCAATGCACTGGAGGCGCGCGTGTTGAGTTTTAACGCGAGCGACTTGTCTCAGCTGTCGAACGAGCCGTTGCGTCTCATGGCGCAGACAGCGGGCGGTATCGCGGACGGAACTGCGGGCAGCACTGGGGGTGGCATTTTTgtgagcggcgccgccgagcgcagcgccgtcctAGTTATGGAGGGTGGTACTGTGCTGGACACCATTCTGCGCGATCCAAGACTGCGGGCACGCTTCCGCGAACTATCGAGTCGCTGTCGCAGCGTCATCTGCGCGCGCACGACACCGAGTCAGAAAGCCGCTCTCACCAAGCTTGTGCGCGAGGATGGCTATCTGACACTGTccgtcggcgacggcggcaacGATGTTGcgatgctgcaggaggcACACGTTGGCGTGGGAATTTCAGGCAAGGAGGGACAGCAGGCCGCGCGTGCCGCAGACTTCTCCATCACGCAATTTTCCGACCTACGTACGCTGCTGTTTGTGCATGGACAGCAGGCGTACATCCGTACTGCGTACGTGATCAAGTATAGTTTCTACAAGTCGATGCTCATTTCTTTCATCCAGCTCGCCTACAATGCAATCGGCACCCACATGTCTGGTGGTACCTTCTGGGACAGCTTTTGTCTTACCATGTGGAACGGCTTCTACACGCTGCCCCAGACCATCCTTTACTGCCTTGACCGCTGCGCACCGCGCGTGGTGCTAGAGCGCAATCCGTACCTCTACAAGATGACGCGGCACGCTGTCGACATATGTCCGAGGAATTTCTTCGGGTCTTTTGTGTTCCGTGGTGTGTTACAGTCGATTGGGCTGCTGTGGCTAAGTACCCGACTGTACGGGCCCGACTTCGCATACGCCGACTGCGGTGGGACAGCGTCGAATGATGTGACGTATAGTGTCGCCTACACGGCCCTAATGCTCTCCCAGCTGTACACGATGTGGTGGGAGTCGCACGCTGTCACACCGCTAAACCTCCTCGTACTTGTCGGCATGCCACTCTTCTACGTGTACTCGACGATGATGTATAGTGACAATCCGACGCTGCAGTACTTTGGCGTATTTCGCAAGTTGCTTGACACAACCGGTGTCCTTTCAGCGTTGGGTATCTCTATTGCACTGGTGGTACCCAGCATAATCTACTTTACAGTACTCGCGTTTCTTCAGCCAAACCCGCGCGATGTCCTACGCCGAGCTGAGGATCGTCgtcagcgcctgctgctgaagcggcgTGACTACAAGCGTATGCAGCCTTTCTGGGTGCGATGGTTTGGTGCCACGCCAGAGGAATCGTCCATATTGTGTCGGCGGGGCGACACTGAGCTGCAAATGTATAGCGACGGAGACCTCATGGCTTGA
- a CDS encoding tubulin-tyrosine ligase-like protein: protein MLRHRWSLCAAAVTAAAGKAGELANTYPSKSPSSLTHAVESVLPMPVYLKPSSSPHRKASFYFPRMREKCPPGYAFQPSSLGTALPLFSITSSSCEYYALRLPLLKAGFRRVPAEALDVASNLVWGRSMPFCEMLRNRQSVPLLDFPSASTPEQAAYVEKFRLIHTHQRHNHFPLSHANLGCKRGMAANLRRAFKDAMQYATTPGGREAVQTRYNYMPQTWFYPQERESLVAAMRAAQSNRHFIWKPARGSCGRGIFISQGGAAHALSWERIMADIEGKAASKETRRLFSSYVVQEYIENPLLIAGRKMDLRLYVAVTSYDPLTVYWHEEGLVRFAAESYTDLTSTPSSRIDVSGVGAGEETLLPGSLAGSAGCDGDASCNKRNRSGRAALSEQCITHVHDRFRHLTNYSVGRRYIAMQYQGRAVLSLPEEDSAVDGDATLAECAAVAPELKWSLQRLWDYIDARSESTPTSLAGARTPTRRPSDAVREEIAQLITRTLIAVRPVINDAIRRVPMPGSYFELYGFDVMLDADLNPFLIEVNTLPSLESSSAFDYATKTNVTADLLNLVMLEPFERNMTPGSTLWSSSQLREELHRPLTAKERGVFHAAEMSDAHRTACGSAERTREDVELRMKDELAYARGFHRIFPAKPLSGSSSERVEAGSSASFSGLSAPSTLPQPLDSLAMCPSYLADMRAYELQGLFTEKDSWALVS, encoded by the coding sequence ATGCTCCGTCATCGCTGGAGTCTCTGTGCCGCGGCGGTGACCGCGGCGGCTGGAAAGGCGGGTGAGTTGGCCAACACCTACCCCTCTAAATCGCCGTCGTCCCTCACGCATGCCGTAGAGTCTGTTTTGCCGATGCCGGTGTACTTGAAGCCGTCAAGCAGCCCACACCGCAAGGCTAGTTTTTATTTTCCCCGCATGCGTGAAAAATGCCCCCCTGGCTATGCGTTTCAGCCCAGCTCGCTCGGTACTGCCTTGCCACTGTTCAGCATCACATCTTCCTCGTGCGAGTACTACGCCTTACGGCTGCCGCTCTTGAAGGCTGGgttccgccgtgttcctgCGGAGGCGCTTGACGTGGCGAGCAACCTCGTGTGGGGACGCTCCATGCCGTTCTGCGAGATGCTTCGCAACCGCCAGTCGGTCCCTCTCCTCGACTTCCCCTCCGCTAGTACGCCTGAGCAGGCAGCCTACGTTGAGAAGTTTCGCCTGATACACACCCACCAACGGCACAACCACTTCCCGCTGAGCCACGCCAACCTCGGCTGCAAGCGAGGGATGGCGGCAAATCTACGCCGCGCCTTCAAGGATGCCATGCAATACGCCACCACACCAGGAGGCCGGGAGGCAGTGCAAACACGCTACAACTATATGCCACAGACCTGGTTCTATCCCCAGGAGCGGGAGAGCCTGGTGGCTGCTATGAGAGCGGCTCAGAGCAACCGGCACTTCATATGGAAGCCTGCTCGGGGCAGCTGTGGCCGGGGCATCTTCATCTCTcagggcggcgcagcgcacgcgctcTCATGGGAGCGCATTATGGCAGACATCGAGGGCAAGGCAGCCTCTAAGGAAACACGGAGACTCTTCAGCAGCTACGTGGTGCAGGAGTACATTGAAAACCCTCTTCTCATTGCGGGTCGTAAGATGGATCTGCGGCTGTACGTCGCTGTCACCTCGTACGACCCACTCACCGTCTACTGGCACGAGGAGGGGCTGGTACGCTTTGCCGCTGAGTCGTACACCGACTTGACTAGCACACCATCGTCGCGCATCGATGTGAGCGGCGTGGGGGCGGGAGAGGAGACCCTTTTACCAGGTTCGCTGGCTGGTAGCGCTGGatgcgacggcgacgcctctTGCAACAAGAGAaaccgcagcggcagggcgGCTCTGTCAGAGCAGTGCATAACGCACGTGCATGACCGATTCCGTCACCTGACGAACTACTCGGTCGGAAGACGCTACATTGCCATGCAGTACCAGGGCCGTGCGGTGCTATCCTTGCCAGAGGAAGACAGCGCGGTTGACGGAGATGCAACTCTCGCAGAATGCGCTGCAGTCGCGCCTGAACTCAAATGGTCGCTTCAGCGACTGTGGGACTACATTGATGCTCGTAGTGAAAGCACACCGACGAGCCTAGCAGGGGCAAGGACACCGACTCGCCGCCCCTCCGATGCGGTGCGCGAAGAAATCGCTCAGCTGATTACACGTACCCTGATTGCGGTGCGGCCGGTCATCAACGACGCCATCCGACGCGTGCCGATGCCGGGCAGCTATTTTGAACTCTACGGCTTCGATGTCATGCTCGACGCGGACCTCAACCCGTTTCTCATTGAAGTCAACACGCTGCCATCGCTTGAGAGTAGCTCGGCGTTCGACTACGCCACCAAGACAAATGTGACGGCCGATCTGCTCAATTTGGTCATGCTGGAGCCGTTCGAGCGAAACATGACACCGGGCAGCACGCTCTGGAGCTCGTcccagctgcgcgaggaaCTACACCGACCTCTCACAGCAAAGGAGCGTGGGGTTTTTCACGCAGCTGAGATGAGTGACGCTCATAGAACTGCTTGCGGCAGTGCCGAACGAACTCGCGAGGACGTGGAGCTGCGCATGAAGGACGAACTCGCTTACGCACGCGGCTTCCACCGCATCTTCCCTGCGAAGCCGCTTTCAGGCTCGTCTTCAGAGAGGGTAGAAGCGGGAAGCTCAGCCAGCTTCTCAGGCTTGTCAGCACCTTCGACTCTGCCCCAGCCACTGGACTCGTTGGCGATGTGCCCCTCCTACCTGGCGGACATGCGCGCCTATGAATTGCAGGGCCTTTTCACCGAAAAGGATAGTTGGGCGTTGGTGTCGTGA
- a CDS encoding ATP-dependent DEAD/H DNA helicase recQ family-like protein — protein MSMNQVGFLHTQKRTSRDLLDCPMGGSRASDNVLISDASHGIATSSVSESNLALSKTLASSSAPPPAQSADSADEVSDLEQMLTEILDAAKTFASTIQAPSSASTQHDGDTLPACAYLLRTYFHFDTGAFKAHQQEVCLSILAGVNTLAVCPTGWGKSLCYQFPILVHRLLFECRYTRWCRHAAVATSALQQSSETAVTEGLIGNTRVAGPLPSTGLPAHLFSRFCVVVSPLLALMEDQAEKVNAIAHLNAFVLSSKVAADREAEVLAKLESPLCPLDVLFVSPEKFIASVALRRLLQSQAHRLALVCVDEVHCVSGWAYDFRPTFMYVSRVLQSPLLAYPAANAPEASPLMCARESLAAVPYLCLTATATKAVMQDIQASFGIVRTVTCDNQWRSNLQLQVVDLVERHASFHHLPPASGDAAEAREPSARVIQDALVEAVQQLPKPMIVYVQSRADADALSGLLSSKCGQSHSPASGSRHGVFHVAPYPVSREQRSSVDHTESEGRGKNTNEEHADAPRGAETAIVIRSYHAALTRAMRSATQRQFLHGKIDVLVATIAFGMGVDKANIRSVIHASAPSSIEGYVQEIGRAGRDGAPSICRLLYNPFDFYTLRCRLWGTLLSPSEMRSIVCAILSGSTTHVGQRLMLVSVSTLSAELGFSEEVIETVLFLLLTATGVGASLADGLSTCEAPSRVPSPFKAVLGSYPLGYKVLRVQEEAERDRDPELASSAINATLRNRATPLKRRRTGARVAVGGSSTAAGVGLLLRQLGATDAVLELCRVSPNMLNQIEMANRLSMPLSEFQQRMQDLVETGIVTVAKYGTPSALLLELADTFTEAASPASQQALASHLLALHRGRLDAQVAGLRLMFGVLQYPTHKAIAEELSREPESCRTAFESDHLTWRPPGRGMGKVKAVSLVNAFVEENRLRIHSTYEALRALMGIRPRSLIQHGKYAGQLPLAQSWYVNSPYFGALRTFELSWVLQILAPHHLDTPFRDE, from the coding sequence ATGTCCATGAACCAGGTGGGCTTTTTGCACACTCAAAAGCGCACCAGCCGAGACCTACTTGATTGCCCTATGGGCGGTTCTCGTGCGTCCGACAACGTGCTCATCAGCGACGCTTCTCACGGCATCGCAACATCATCTGTTTCAGAATCAAACTTGGCGCTCTCGAAGACGCTCGCATCGTCAtcagcccctcctcctgcgcaaAGTGCTGACTCGGCTGATGAGGTAAGCGATCTCGAACAGATGCTCACAGAGATCCTGGACGCTGCAAAGACGTTCGCGAGCACCATCCAGGCGCCGTCCTCTGCCTCAACGCAACACGACGGAGACACGCTTCCGGCATGTGCGTACCTGCTGCGCACCTACTTCCACTTTGACACTGGTGCCTTCAAGGCCCATCAGCAAGAGGTGTGCCTCTCCATTCTCGCTGGCGTCAACACGCTCGCCGTATGCCCCACCGGCTGGGGGAAGTCGCTTTGCTACCAGTTTCCCATTCTTGTTCATCGTCTCCTCTTTGAATGCCGCTACACGCGGTGGTGCCGGCACGCTGCTGTGGCAACGTCAGCACTACAGCAGTCAAGTGAGACGGCGGTGACGGAAGGGCTGATAGGAAACACGAGAGTTGCCGGTCCTCTGCCGAGCACCGGTCTACCAGCGCACCTTTTCAGCCGCTTCTGCGTTgtcgtctctcctctcctggCGCTAATGGAGGACCAGGCAGAGAAAGTCAACGCGATTGCTCACTTGAACGCCTTTGTGCTCTCATCGAAAGTGGCTGCTGAccgagaggcagaggtgctTGCCAAGCTCGAGTCTCCGCTCTGCCCACTCGACGTCCTGTTCGTGTCGCCGGAGAAGTTCATTGCGAGTGTCGCGCTACGGCGCCTCCTGCAGTCCCAGGCGCACCGGCTGGCGCTGGTATGCGTGGACGAGGTGCACTGTGTTTCTGGCTGGGCCTACGACTTCCGGCCCACCTTCATGTACGTCAGCCGCGTTCTGCAGAGCCCATTGCTTGCCTACCCAGCAGCGAATGCCCCCGAGGCGTCACCGTTGATGTGCGCGAGGGAGtcgctggcagcggtgccgtaTTTGTGCCTCACCGCAACTGCCACCAAGGCAGTCATGCAAGACATCCAAGCAAGCTTCGGTATTGTGCGGACAGTGACGTGCGACAATCAGTGGCGTTCGaatctgcagctgcaggtagTAGACCTAGTCGAGCGCCACGCGTCGTttcaccacctccctccaGCGTCGGGCGACGCTGCCGAGGCTCGTGAGCCGTCTGCGCGAGTGATACAGGACGCGCTCgtcgaggcggtgcagcagttGCCAAAGCCGATGATTGTTTACGTGCAAAGCCGCGCAGATGCAGACGCGTTGTCGGGACTCCTTTCCTCCAAATGTGGACAGTCACACTCGCCGGCGTCGGGAAGTCGCCATGGGGTCTTCCACGTAGCGCCGTATCCTGTTTCGCGCGAGCAACGCAGCTCAGTTGATCACACGGAAAGCGAAGGCAGGGGGAAGAACACCAATGAGGAGCACGCAGACGCACCACGCGGCGCGGAGACCGCAATCGTGATTCGCTCCTACCACGCGGCGTTGACACGGGCAATGCGAAGCGCTACCCAGCGGCAGTTTCTTCACGGCAAGATCGACGTATTGGTGGCCACGATTGCGTTTGGCATGGGCGTCGACAAGGCCAACATCCGCAGCGTTATCCATGCCTCAGCACCGAGCTCGATAGAGGGCTACGTGCAGGAGATTGGTCGGGCGGGTCGCGACGGTGCGCCAAGCATCTGCCGTCTCCTGTACAACCCGTTCGACTTCTACACCCTCCGGTGCCGACTGTGGGGCACGTTGCTCTCGCCATCCGAGATGCGTTCCATTGTGTGTGCAATCTTATCGGGCTCCACCACCCACGTCGGGCAGCGACTCATGCTCGTTTCTGTATCCACTCTTTCAGCAGAACTGGGCTTTAGCGAGGAGGTCATCGAGACGGTTCTTTTCCTGCTGCTCACTGCAACCGGCGTCGGTGCTTCACTTGCTGACGGTTTATCTACATGTGAAGCCCCATCCCGTGTACCATCCCCCTTCAAGGCCGTTTTAGGTTCTTACCCGCTCGGCTACAAGGTTCTACGGGTccaggaagaggcagagagggacCGTGACCCGGAACTGGCAAGCTCAGCCATCAACGCAACGCTCCGCAACAGAGCAACGCCCCTGAAGCGACGACGCACTGGTGCCAGAGTGGCAGTAGGTGGCTCTTCTaccgctgccggcgtggGTCTTCTTCTTCGGCAGCTCGGTGCCACTGATGCAGTTCTAGAGCTGTGCCGCGTGTCACCAAACATGTTGAACCAGATCGAAATGGCGAATAGGCTTTCGATGCCGCTTAGTGAGTTTCAGCAACGTATGCAGGACCTTGTTGAAACTGGTATCGTGACCGTTGCCAAGTATGGCACGCCGTCAGCTCTGCTTCTGGAATTGGCAGACACTTTCACTGAGGCAGCGAGCCCCGCCTCTCAGCAGGCTCTCGCCTCGCATCTTTTAGCGCTTCATCGCGGTCGTCTGGATGCGCAGGTGGCTGGACTGCGGCTGATGTTCGGTGTACTACAGTATCCCACCCACAAGGCCATCGCTGAAGAGCTTAGCAGGGAGCCGGAGTCGTGCAGGACGGCGTTTGAGAGCGATCACCTCACATGGAGACCGCCAGGTCGAGGAATGGGCAAGGTGAAGGCGGTGTCCCTAGTGAACGCCTTTGTGGAGGAAAATCGCCTCCGTATCCACTCCACCTACGAGGCGCTACGTGCTTTGATGGGAATTCGCCCAAGGAGTCTCATCCAGCATGGCAAGTACGCGGGTCAGCTCCCGCTGGCGCAGAGCTGGTACGTGAACTCACCGTACTTTGGGGCACTGCGCACCTTTGAGCTGTCTTGGGTGCTTCAGATTCTTGCACCACACCACCTCGACACACCGTTCCGCGATGAGTGA